The proteins below come from a single Kosakonia sp. SMBL-WEM22 genomic window:
- a CDS encoding lytic polysaccharide monooxygenase: MTYSKIGLAIFTLCMAGGALAHGYVSLPASRAYMCNANMGYQNKECGSGPLYEMQSVEGPDGFPAVDQGPADGHLASAGLASMGRLDEQSETRWAKHPISVGKHAFTWTYTAPHKTKSWDYYLTKSDWNPAQPLTRASFEAEPFCHIDGKNIQPSTGPDLAHECMVPERQGYHVIFATWDVADTAATFYNVIDVDFGGHNTPAPDEGPQSDLPTEWRNDAIYFSGDKVSWNGKEYQARWWTRGNQPGEHEVWSEMK; this comes from the coding sequence ATGACTTATTCAAAAATAGGCCTGGCGATCTTTACATTATGTATGGCAGGTGGTGCGCTGGCACATGGCTATGTCTCACTCCCGGCGTCACGCGCATATATGTGTAACGCCAATATGGGCTATCAAAATAAAGAGTGCGGCAGCGGTCCGCTGTATGAGATGCAAAGCGTTGAGGGTCCCGATGGTTTTCCCGCTGTCGACCAGGGGCCTGCGGATGGTCATCTCGCCAGCGCGGGATTAGCCTCTATGGGGCGGCTGGATGAGCAGAGCGAAACGCGTTGGGCGAAGCACCCTATCAGCGTCGGCAAGCATGCCTTTACCTGGACCTATACCGCGCCGCACAAAACCAAATCCTGGGACTACTACCTGACGAAAAGCGACTGGAATCCCGCGCAGCCCCTAACGCGCGCCTCCTTTGAGGCAGAACCCTTTTGTCATATCGATGGAAAAAACATTCAGCCCAGTACCGGCCCGGATCTGGCGCATGAGTGCATGGTTCCCGAACGGCAGGGCTATCATGTGATCTTCGCAACATGGGATGTTGCCGATACGGCCGCTACATTTTACAACGTGATTGACGTCGACTTCGGCGGACATAACACGCCTGCACCGGATGAAGGCCCTCAGAGCGATCTCCCGACAGAGTGGCGCAATGACGCTATCTATTTTAGCGGCGATAAAGTGTCGTGGAACGGGAAAGAGTATCAGGCACGCTGGTGGACGCGGGGCAACCAACCGGGGGAACATGAAGTCTGGAGCGAAATGAAGTAA
- a CDS encoding lytic transglycosylase domain-containing protein codes for MLVLTLLAVHSAEAHCWQRAGARYGIEPALLKAIAVVESGLSPTVVHKNRNGSTDVGLMQINSQHFAQLKRYHITARSLINNPCQNVIAGAWVLAGQIRQFGYSWEAVGAYNAGNARNRKTHLARLRYSQKVARIYQRLKRNDKELAAWEK; via the coding sequence ATGCTGGTACTCACTTTACTGGCCGTGCATAGCGCCGAGGCCCATTGCTGGCAGCGTGCCGGAGCGCGTTACGGTATTGAGCCGGCATTATTAAAAGCGATTGCTGTCGTTGAGTCGGGGTTATCACCAACGGTGGTGCATAAAAACCGAAATGGCTCGACGGATGTCGGCTTAATGCAGATTAACAGCCAGCATTTCGCGCAGCTCAAGCGATACCACATCACCGCGCGCTCGTTGATAAATAACCCCTGCCAAAACGTGATAGCGGGTGCCTGGGTGCTGGCCGGGCAAATACGCCAGTTTGGTTATAGCTGGGAAGCGGTTGGCGCGTATAACGCCGGGAACGCCCGTAACAGGAAAACGCATTTAGCACGCCTGCGCTACAGCCAAAAAGTAGCGCGTATTTATCAGCGGCTGAAAAGGAACGATAAGGAGTTGGCGGCATGGGAAAAATGA
- a CDS encoding ATP-binding protein, producing the protein MGVLLLTLIYGLAQCVRRRNPAREETDSSSLAKSHFLAMMSHEIRTPLNAILGILELQIKQNARTQHAQPMLEVAHDAAKDLLVLVSDVLDISRIESGHMTLESSAQELVSLTRSVVQLFEEASVQKQLAIHFSVVGGERCPVQIDPWRYKQILSNLVSNAIKFTHEGEIRITLAHHPAETQRVAVSLTVIDSGPGIAPEHQARLFTPFTQFCSRENGAQNGSGLGLAICRALCELMSGELILASTPGKGTCVTLHLTLPASNKPQPVQRSLTVGAGSTAGGKRVLIVDDYRPSLLLLRHQLELLGHQVTQAESAEEALAKWHAQRFDYILMDCNMPQVDGFQLARTIRFQEQQRAIFPATLLGCTAIAESDIIEECKNAGMDGCLFKPCSQQEIAQWII; encoded by the coding sequence ATGGGCGTACTCCTCCTCACCTTGATTTACGGGCTCGCACAGTGCGTCCGTAGGCGCAACCCCGCGCGCGAAGAGACAGACTCCTCAAGCCTTGCGAAAAGCCACTTTCTCGCCATGATGAGCCATGAAATCCGCACACCGCTCAATGCGATCCTCGGCATTCTGGAGCTGCAGATTAAACAGAATGCCCGGACGCAGCATGCGCAGCCGATGCTGGAGGTAGCCCACGATGCGGCAAAAGATTTGCTGGTATTGGTGAGCGATGTTCTGGATATTTCGCGTATTGAGTCGGGCCATATGACTCTTGAATCCTCTGCGCAAGAGTTGGTTAGCCTCACCCGCTCGGTGGTGCAGCTTTTTGAAGAGGCGAGCGTGCAAAAGCAGCTTGCCATCCATTTTTCGGTCGTGGGTGGCGAGCGTTGCCCGGTGCAGATTGACCCCTGGCGCTACAAACAGATCCTCTCCAACCTGGTGAGTAACGCCATTAAGTTCACCCATGAAGGGGAGATCCGCATTACGCTCGCTCACCACCCGGCAGAAACGCAGCGGGTTGCGGTATCACTGACCGTTATTGATAGCGGACCAGGCATTGCACCAGAGCACCAGGCACGGCTTTTTACCCCTTTCACTCAATTCTGCTCCCGTGAGAATGGTGCGCAAAACGGCTCGGGCCTTGGCCTCGCCATCTGCCGGGCGCTGTGCGAGTTAATGTCGGGGGAACTCATACTTGCCAGCACGCCAGGCAAAGGGACCTGCGTTACGTTGCACCTCACTTTACCGGCATCCAACAAACCCCAGCCTGTGCAGAGAAGCCTGACCGTGGGCGCGGGTTCGACTGCGGGGGGCAAGCGGGTGCTGATTGTTGATGATTACCGGCCAAGTCTGCTGCTGCTGCGCCACCAGCTTGAACTCCTTGGCCACCAGGTGACGCAAGCGGAAAGCGCAGAGGAGGCGCTGGCAAAATGGCATGCCCAGCGATTTGATTACATTCTGATGGATTGCAATATGCCGCAGGTCGATGGCTTTCAGCTTGCGAGAACCATTCGTTTTCAGGAGCAGCAGCGCGCTATTTTTCCGGCAACGCTGCTAGGTTGTACTGCAATTGCTGAGAGCGACATTATTGAGGAGTGCAAAAATGCGGGCATGGATGGCTGCTTATTTAAACCTTGCAGCCAGCAGGAGATTGCACAATGGATAATATAA
- a CDS encoding type II secretion system F family protein, giving the protein MGKMNTWEVTYLEKGKRKKIRTQADTPILARHQLQQAGYVVLRVAQQAQHPAKRVSLTLFTQELMALLDAGLVVTEAIETLCACSSDDQALEMLEGLLEKLYAGSQLSQAMAAQPDIFPPLLVNTVASSEQTGQLANALKRYHFYEQRLEQLRKRIRGTLTYPLIVLTVGGLIVCFLLGFIVPSFSQVFEGVNTLSRSAELILWWGQLVKQSGTELLIGTLTTIATLIMVCKQSWTKQLMMTAVMKIPQLRQQQFLTILVRFYRTLGLLLEGGVPVTHALRLAQSVIPVSHHSQLNTVVEHVMAGKSVSESLESQHLTTPVAMRLLQVGERSGELASMCERIAGFYDEALERAIDTFTRVFEPLLMMVVGGIVGLVVFLLYMPIFEMAGSMS; this is encoded by the coding sequence ATGGGAAAAATGAACACCTGGGAAGTGACCTATTTAGAAAAGGGCAAACGCAAAAAAATCCGCACCCAGGCTGATACGCCCATTTTAGCCAGACACCAATTACAACAGGCAGGCTATGTGGTGCTGCGCGTCGCGCAACAGGCGCAGCACCCGGCAAAGCGCGTCTCGCTGACGCTATTTACGCAGGAGCTGATGGCGCTGCTGGATGCCGGGCTGGTGGTGACGGAAGCGATCGAAACCCTTTGCGCCTGCTCCAGCGATGACCAGGCGCTGGAGATGCTGGAAGGACTGCTGGAGAAGCTCTACGCCGGTAGCCAGTTATCGCAGGCGATGGCTGCACAACCCGACATTTTCCCGCCGCTACTCGTTAACACAGTTGCCTCCTCTGAACAAACTGGCCAGCTGGCTAATGCCCTGAAACGTTATCACTTCTATGAACAACGCCTTGAGCAGTTGCGCAAACGCATTCGCGGAACCCTAACCTACCCATTGATTGTGCTGACGGTCGGCGGGCTGATTGTTTGCTTCCTGTTGGGCTTTATCGTGCCCAGCTTTTCACAGGTGTTCGAGGGTGTTAATACCCTTAGCCGCAGTGCTGAGCTGATTTTATGGTGGGGCCAACTGGTGAAGCAGTCAGGAACGGAGCTGCTGATAGGCACCCTTACCACGATCGCTACGCTGATTATGGTGTGTAAACAGAGCTGGACCAAACAGCTCATGATGACAGCCGTCATGAAGATCCCCCAGCTTCGCCAGCAGCAGTTCCTCACTATTCTGGTCCGTTTCTACCGCACCCTCGGGCTGCTGCTTGAGGGGGGCGTACCGGTTACCCATGCATTACGCCTGGCTCAGTCAGTGATCCCGGTCAGTCACCACTCACAGCTCAACACCGTAGTGGAGCATGTGATGGCAGGCAAAAGCGTCTCAGAGTCGCTCGAGAGTCAGCACTTAACCACACCGGTGGCGATGCGTTTACTCCAGGTGGGCGAGCGCAGCGGTGAATTAGCCAGTATGTGCGAACGCATTGCGGGCTTCTATGACGAGGCGCTGGAGCGCGCCATCGATACCTTCACCCGCGTGTTTGAGCCATTACTGATGATGGTTGTCGGCGGCATCGTCGGTCTGGTGGTTTTTCTCCTCTATATGCCCATTTTTGAGATGGCCGGGAGTATGTCCTGA
- a CDS encoding GspE/PulE family protein, translating into MMSQPEVSALIDGLLAVDEAQRSEAFAKQIDDAPAALPALADALGIALFTPDAEDEVTVDFQHVALNDALAMHVLPVCWRGRQWLLLSDPFSLALRQWAQQLPLTLAIASPGWLREQLEALARQQRTLDQLEQQANEEGEDEVILEITPGNIASESNPIIKLVNATLYDAIQSRASDIHLSAAPDGLAVKYRVDGVIHAIRHCPGTQASGQIISRIKVLSSMDISERRIPQDGRFKAMIHQRPVDFRVSVVPGIHGEDAVLRVLDKSHSSTLSLDTLGFDDHTLREIRLLTHQPHGMVLVTGPTGSGKSTTLYAALSELNTGDSKIITIEDPVEYQLNDVLQIPVNDKKGLTFARGLRAILRHDPDTILVGEIRDSETAGIAVQAALTGHLVLSSVHANDVFSVLERFLYMNVDANSLLSALRGVLAQRLVRGICPQCLEEAQPSEQDLHQWRQSALHTLTPVWRKGRGCPACRQSGFRGRLALAEVLPFSDRMKEALQVRASVRQMREIALAEGFVPLHIVAIRAVLEGKTTFSEINRVITPPA; encoded by the coding sequence ATGATGTCACAGCCGGAAGTTTCCGCCCTGATTGATGGCTTACTGGCAGTTGATGAAGCCCAGCGCAGCGAGGCGTTTGCGAAGCAGATTGACGACGCGCCCGCCGCGTTGCCCGCGTTGGCTGATGCGCTCGGTATCGCGCTGTTTACGCCTGACGCTGAAGACGAGGTCACCGTCGATTTTCAGCATGTCGCCCTTAATGACGCGCTGGCGATGCATGTCCTGCCGGTGTGCTGGCGCGGCCGACAGTGGTTGCTTCTCAGCGACCCCTTCTCACTGGCGTTACGTCAGTGGGCGCAGCAGCTACCGCTTACGCTTGCCATTGCTTCCCCCGGCTGGTTACGCGAGCAGCTTGAGGCGCTGGCCCGCCAGCAGCGTACGCTCGATCAACTGGAACAGCAGGCGAATGAAGAGGGCGAGGATGAGGTGATTCTTGAGATCACCCCCGGCAATATCGCCAGTGAAAGTAACCCGATTATCAAGCTAGTGAACGCTACGCTTTATGATGCGATCCAGAGCCGCGCCAGCGATATTCACCTTAGCGCCGCGCCGGATGGCCTGGCGGTGAAATACCGCGTCGATGGGGTCATCCACGCCATTCGCCACTGCCCGGGCACTCAGGCGTCCGGCCAGATTATTTCGCGCATTAAAGTATTGAGCAGTATGGATATCTCGGAGCGGCGCATCCCACAAGATGGCCGTTTCAAGGCGATGATCCATCAGCGCCCGGTCGATTTCCGTGTCTCAGTCGTACCCGGTATTCATGGCGAAGATGCCGTATTACGCGTGCTCGACAAGTCCCACAGCAGCACTCTGAGCCTCGATACGCTGGGTTTTGACGACCATACGCTGCGCGAAATCCGCCTGTTGACTCATCAGCCGCACGGCATGGTGTTGGTCACCGGGCCGACCGGCAGCGGCAAATCGACCACCCTTTACGCCGCGCTGAGCGAGCTGAACACCGGTGACAGCAAAATCATCACCATTGAAGATCCGGTGGAGTATCAGCTTAACGATGTGCTGCAAATTCCCGTCAATGACAAAAAAGGGCTCACCTTTGCCCGCGGCCTGCGCGCCATTTTGCGCCACGATCCGGACACCATCCTCGTCGGCGAGATCCGCGACAGCGAAACCGCCGGCATCGCCGTGCAGGCTGCGCTAACCGGCCACCTGGTGCTCTCCTCGGTACACGCCAACGATGTCTTCAGCGTGCTGGAGCGCTTTCTCTATATGAACGTCGATGCCAACAGCCTGCTCTCTGCGCTGCGCGGGGTGCTGGCCCAGCGGCTGGTGCGCGGCATCTGCCCGCAGTGCCTGGAGGAGGCGCAGCCAAGCGAGCAGGATCTCCATCAGTGGCGGCAGAGCGCGTTACATACGCTGACGCCGGTGTGGCGCAAAGGGCGCGGCTGCCCGGCCTGCCGACAGAGCGGTTTTCGCGGCCGGCTGGCACTGGCAGAGGTTTTGCCATTCAGCGACAGAATGAAGGAGGCACTGCAGGTGCGGGCCTCGGTACGCCAGATGCGTGAAATTGCTTTAGCAGAAGGGTTTGTTCCGCTGCATATCGTTGCCATTCGCGCGGTGCTGGAGGGTAAAACCACTTTTTCGGAGATCAACCGTGTTATCACTCCTCCCGCCTGA
- a CDS encoding response regulator transcription factor, whose translation MPINILIADEHTIIRRGMTSMINSLKASNINTERLDIEVVGDTHEQTELLNILANKQVDLLFLGYGLTTIKTGSPLSELDGIALVKWISGRYPKTKIIFLSPYNNTNLIRIALEAGAKGYISRNTSERTLWRAMATVLMDEVYIERGLMDSLFRRDAITPQELSTRESEVLRLLCRGLSLTTISRRMNISIKTVSAHKLRAMAKLNVRTDCQLYCLLFQTRMFDIAM comes from the coding sequence ATGCCAATTAATATATTGATTGCCGATGAGCATACGATAATACGCCGGGGGATGACCTCGATGATTAACTCTCTGAAAGCCAGTAATATCAACACAGAGAGATTAGATATAGAGGTTGTTGGCGACACACATGAACAAACAGAATTGTTGAACATTCTCGCAAATAAACAAGTTGATCTGCTTTTCCTTGGCTACGGACTGACGACAATAAAAACCGGCAGCCCCTTATCAGAATTAGATGGCATCGCACTGGTCAAATGGATTTCAGGCCGTTATCCCAAAACAAAAATCATCTTCTTATCCCCGTATAACAATACCAACCTTATTCGAATCGCCCTCGAAGCCGGTGCAAAAGGGTATATCAGCCGTAATACCAGTGAACGCACATTATGGCGCGCGATGGCCACCGTATTAATGGATGAAGTCTATATTGAGCGCGGCTTGATGGACTCTCTTTTCCGCCGCGATGCTATTACGCCGCAGGAGCTTTCGACCCGCGAAAGCGAAGTACTTCGCTTGCTCTGTCGTGGTCTTTCGCTGACCACCATCTCGAGGCGCATGAATATCAGTATCAAAACGGTGAGCGCGCATAAACTGCGGGCAATGGCGAAACTGAATGTGCGGACCGACTGCCAGCTCTACTGCCTGCTGTTTCAGACACGAATGTTTGATATCGCGATGTAA
- a CDS encoding glycosyl hydrolase family 18 protein, whose product MKKLSLAALIGSVLLTQSVLAAENNRIMSYLTSWGLPQDAATQLEKSNVDTFLLSFGGWNQNGEISSSDNIINPVEYDPYWLSPSYTSWTQTKLAAPSKRILVAFGGETYERMWGYIADAASREKITQGLVKLLKTDFPVYKKDMKPEEMVGDCLSTNWDKTCNMASYQKAGTVQLDGIDFDYEKVARLTPQENQNLLILAKRVKALLGKESGKVLSLTTYHVGADPEACASPSVMENCSFIEDARSAHHGEVLGLLTAGRDVFDFFNVMTYDAGPRFRYDVAMANYARAVGDKKKVILGNTINSQWGPEGRYVESKENNLARAAWQAEQGYGGVFVWALGSNNVSMSFPDQVSYINEMKQAADGDAPQVENHIPVAKATYPQTVTGAATVVLDGSASTDPEGAALSWSWTQVSGPHVTLDSTNQQKASFTLNAPEQASTLVFNLTVNDGVHDSLPLTLTIQHLPEEDSASDPDEPDNPGVAEVWQSDKIYVGGDSVSWKGLEYKARWWTRGNEPGTNEVWQVVE is encoded by the coding sequence TTGAAAAAGCTCTCTTTAGCTGCCTTGATTGGCTCGGTATTACTGACGCAATCTGTGTTAGCGGCTGAAAATAACCGTATCATGAGTTACCTGACATCCTGGGGGCTTCCACAGGATGCCGCAACCCAGTTAGAGAAGTCCAATGTGGATACCTTCCTCCTCTCTTTTGGCGGATGGAATCAGAATGGTGAAATCTCCTCTTCGGACAACATCATTAATCCTGTCGAGTACGATCCTTATTGGCTTTCCCCTTCCTATACTTCCTGGACGCAGACCAAGCTGGCAGCGCCATCTAAACGCATACTGGTGGCTTTCGGGGGGGAGACCTATGAAAGAATGTGGGGTTATATCGCCGATGCGGCAAGCCGGGAAAAGATCACGCAGGGACTGGTTAAACTGCTGAAAACCGACTTCCCCGTTTACAAAAAAGATATGAAGCCGGAAGAGATGGTGGGCGACTGCTTAAGCACCAACTGGGATAAAACCTGCAATATGGCGAGCTACCAGAAAGCCGGTACGGTTCAACTGGATGGCATCGATTTCGACTATGAAAAAGTGGCCCGCCTGACGCCGCAGGAGAACCAAAATCTGCTTATCCTGGCGAAACGCGTTAAAGCGCTGCTCGGAAAGGAGAGCGGTAAGGTGCTGAGCCTGACCACCTATCACGTCGGGGCAGATCCCGAAGCCTGTGCCAGCCCATCGGTTATGGAGAACTGCTCGTTTATTGAGGATGCTCGCTCGGCCCACCACGGGGAAGTGCTGGGGCTGCTTACCGCCGGGCGCGATGTGTTCGATTTCTTCAACGTCATGACCTATGACGCCGGTCCGCGTTTCCGTTATGACGTTGCCATGGCCAACTATGCGCGTGCGGTGGGCGATAAGAAGAAGGTTATTCTCGGTAATACCATTAACTCCCAGTGGGGGCCGGAAGGCCGCTATGTTGAATCTAAAGAGAATAACCTGGCGCGTGCGGCCTGGCAGGCTGAACAGGGATACGGCGGCGTTTTTGTCTGGGCACTGGGTTCCAATAATGTGTCGATGAGTTTTCCCGACCAGGTGAGCTATATCAATGAGATGAAACAGGCGGCGGACGGCGACGCGCCGCAGGTGGAGAACCATATTCCTGTGGCGAAAGCCACTTATCCGCAAACGGTGACCGGTGCTGCCACCGTGGTGCTAGATGGCTCTGCATCAACGGATCCGGAAGGCGCTGCGCTTAGCTGGAGCTGGACGCAGGTTTCAGGTCCGCATGTAACGCTGGACAGTACAAATCAGCAGAAGGCAAGCTTTACGCTCAATGCGCCGGAGCAGGCGAGCACACTGGTCTTCAACCTGACGGTAAATGATGGCGTGCATGACTCGCTGCCATTGACGTTGACCATTCAGCATCTCCCTGAGGAGGATAGTGCCTCAGATCCCGATGAGCCGGATAACCCGGGTGTTGCTGAAGTGTGGCAGAGCGATAAGATCTATGTTGGAGGTGATAGCGTCTCCTGGAAAGGGCTGGAATATAAAGCACGTTGGTGGACCCGTGGTAATGAGCCAGGAACGAATGAAGTGTGGCAGGTAGTTGAGTAA
- a CDS encoding Hpt domain-containing protein, which translates to MEKAANLLVTFDSSQQRLLTQQCRQDLVNKIDVINSESAIGALRHQRWNALIIDLTHYFNPGLKFISRVLAAELLGTFTPPALLLACSAAPENLNLSLLRLNGFDWLIALPITVAIPCGVPQAMNLSELNALAGEQQAVMDAMIPVLIQTLRDDICHLTSLPAQMSFTAIADIAHRMKSSWHLLGMGRARRSCIIMERLPALLESGVIDAQESEKMRINFISVLFASLRQCKRLLSGYH; encoded by the coding sequence ATGGAAAAAGCAGCTAACCTCCTCGTCACCTTTGACTCATCGCAGCAGCGGCTCTTAACGCAGCAGTGCCGCCAGGATCTTGTTAATAAGATTGACGTTATTAATAGCGAATCTGCTATCGGCGCGTTGCGCCATCAGCGCTGGAACGCCTTGATAATTGATTTAACCCATTATTTTAACCCCGGCCTGAAGTTTATTAGCCGGGTGCTGGCGGCCGAACTGTTGGGCACCTTTACGCCACCGGCGCTGCTATTAGCCTGCAGCGCGGCGCCGGAAAACTTAAATCTTTCTCTGTTACGTCTTAATGGCTTTGATTGGCTTATCGCCTTACCGATAACCGTAGCTATACCCTGTGGCGTGCCGCAAGCGATGAACCTCAGCGAGCTAAATGCACTGGCAGGCGAGCAGCAGGCGGTTATGGATGCGATGATCCCGGTGCTTATCCAGACGCTCAGAGATGATATCTGCCACCTGACCAGCTTGCCTGCCCAGATGTCGTTCACGGCAATCGCAGATATTGCCCATCGAATGAAATCCTCCTGGCACTTGCTGGGCATGGGCCGTGCCCGACGAAGCTGCATTATTATGGAGCGCCTGCCCGCGCTTCTGGAGAGCGGTGTAATAGACGCGCAGGAGAGCGAAAAGATGCGCATCAATTTTATTTCAGTGCTGTTTGCGTCGCTTCGTCAATGTAAGAGGCTTTTATCCGGCTACCATTAG
- the gspG gene encoding type II secretion system major pseudopilin GspG: MNNQQRLKISQQQGFTLLELLVVLMIIALLAGFVGPKLFSNVDQAKEKTALRQMHAFADALTQYRLDTGSYPSEAEGLNVLVEKPDNVNNWNGPYLAQKIPHDPWGKAYQWHNPSRQSQSVFEVDISTTDNNGKAIVYGF, encoded by the coding sequence ATGAATAACCAACAACGCCTTAAGATTAGTCAGCAGCAAGGATTTACACTGCTTGAGCTGCTGGTGGTATTAATGATTATTGCGCTGCTGGCCGGCTTTGTTGGTCCGAAATTATTTTCCAATGTCGATCAGGCAAAAGAAAAAACTGCGTTACGCCAGATGCACGCCTTTGCAGATGCATTAACACAATATCGGCTGGATACCGGCAGTTATCCTTCAGAGGCAGAGGGATTAAATGTACTGGTTGAGAAGCCTGACAACGTAAATAACTGGAACGGCCCCTATCTGGCACAAAAAATTCCCCATGATCCCTGGGGGAAAGCCTATCAGTGGCATAACCCGAGCCGACAATCGCAAAGCGTATTCGAAGTGGATATTTCTACCACTGATAACAATGGCAAGGCCATTGTCTACGGCTTCTGA
- a CDS encoding secretin N-terminal domain-containing protein → MKKPILTMACALALLAGCVSSKPVAPEDARPVNTASLLAALQRVDSQLKSHPQDVELRTQRQLLVAQLVEGYIASARQATAKNNYVAASRAWRAVLRYQPGHFIAQQGLQKIDRLRVLDKLYQQAMAQYQTDPEQALAKIQQILEESPGWPQAAEMRDHLMREIAVQNQPEKKIKRELRKPVSFSFSKHNLKEIFAAISQITGINIIYDKDVPDAATASLIAHDTSAENALNLLLLSNQLRKKILNGNTLLIYPATLQKEKLYRDTVVKTVFLGYAKAKELNVALRNLIKLRDVHVDERTNSVTFRGPRESVEKAEQLLLTLDRPEAEVTLAVEVLEVDAKDVETLGINFPGQIGIGFNSIESGSSNIALNALNKNNMFVNLGSSQGLNANMQKIRSHGRVLANPRIRVKNNKKAVVEIGERIPVLTSSISESFSQEQVEYQDVGLKLEVTPDISVDNTISMDVKFNLSTIGSAEHSKDGVAYYRTNNRDAATVLSSQNGETQMLAGLIKESDSTGLNGLPGLADLPLLGKLFGSHESNHERTEVVLLITPTIERSIDLPGTHINTIEMGSEDAPGESAYLPPAAGDTPEASHFAPPPLTPPATFPARKKLPAPTLAKGQP, encoded by the coding sequence ATGAAAAAACCCATTCTCACTATGGCATGCGCGCTTGCGCTGCTGGCAGGCTGCGTAAGCAGCAAACCGGTTGCGCCGGAAGATGCCAGGCCCGTCAATACGGCGTCACTGCTTGCAGCGTTGCAGCGTGTTGATAGCCAGCTTAAGAGCCATCCGCAGGATGTTGAGCTGCGAACGCAGCGGCAGCTGCTGGTGGCGCAACTGGTGGAGGGCTATATCGCGAGCGCGCGTCAGGCGACGGCGAAAAATAACTACGTCGCCGCGAGTCGCGCATGGCGGGCGGTGCTGCGTTATCAGCCCGGCCATTTTATCGCGCAGCAGGGATTGCAAAAAATTGACCGGCTACGCGTACTGGATAAGCTCTACCAGCAGGCGATGGCGCAATACCAGACCGACCCGGAACAGGCGTTAGCCAAAATCCAGCAGATCCTTGAAGAGTCGCCGGGCTGGCCGCAGGCGGCGGAGATGCGCGATCATCTGATGCGTGAAATCGCCGTGCAGAATCAGCCGGAGAAGAAGATCAAGCGCGAGTTGCGCAAGCCCGTCAGCTTTAGCTTCAGCAAACACAATCTGAAGGAGATCTTCGCCGCCATCAGCCAGATTACCGGCATCAATATTATCTATGATAAAGATGTCCCGGATGCAGCCACCGCCAGCCTGATCGCCCACGATACCAGCGCGGAGAACGCCCTTAATCTGTTGCTACTCTCTAACCAGCTACGTAAAAAGATCCTCAATGGCAATACGCTGCTGATCTATCCCGCCACCTTGCAGAAAGAGAAGCTCTACCGCGATACGGTGGTGAAAACGGTCTTTCTCGGTTACGCCAAAGCGAAAGAGCTGAATGTGGCGCTGCGTAATTTGATTAAGCTGCGCGATGTTCATGTTGATGAGCGTACCAACTCAGTGACTTTTCGCGGCCCGCGTGAAAGCGTTGAGAAAGCCGAGCAGCTGTTGTTAACCCTTGACCGTCCGGAAGCGGAGGTGACGCTGGCGGTAGAGGTGCTGGAAGTGGATGCCAAAGATGTCGAAACCCTCGGCATCAACTTCCCTGGGCAGATTGGCATTGGTTTTAACAGCATTGAGTCCGGCAGCAGCAATATTGCCCTTAACGCGCTGAATAAAAATAATATGTTTGTCAATCTCGGTTCCAGTCAGGGGTTGAACGCCAATATGCAGAAGATCCGCTCCCATGGTCGCGTGCTGGCTAACCCGCGCATCCGCGTGAAAAACAATAAAAAAGCGGTGGTGGAGATTGGCGAGCGCATCCCGGTGCTGACCAGCAGTATCTCCGAGAGCTTTTCACAAGAGCAGGTTGAGTATCAGGATGTGGGGTTGAAACTGGAGGTTACACCGGATATCAGCGTTGATAACACCATATCGATGGATGTGAAGTTTAACCTCAGCACCATCGGCAGCGCTGAACACTCGAAAGATGGCGTGGCTTATTATCGAACCAACAACCGTGACGCGGCTACCGTGCTCAGCAGCCAGAATGGAGAAACGCAGATGCTGGCGGGGCTGATCAAAGAGAGCGACAGCACGGGGCTGAACGGCCTGCCAGGACTGGCGGATCTGCCGCTACTCGGCAAACTCTTCGGCAGTCATGAAAGCAACCACGAGCGGACCGAGGTAGTACTGCTGATTACGCCTACCATTGAGCGCAGCATTGACTTGCCCGGCACTCATATCAACACCATTGAGATGGGCAGCGAAGATGCGCCGGGTGAGAGCGCCTATCTGCCGCCAGCCGCAGGGGATACGCCAGAAGCCTCGCACTTTGCCCCGCCGCCGCTGACGCCGCCGGCCACCTTCCCGGCGAGGAAAAAACTGCCTGCGCCTACGCTTGCGAAAGGCCAGCCGTAA